GCGGGGAGAGGAAGCCGGAGACCAGGTGCCCGTGGCCGAACTGGAGCTCCAGCACGTCGAATCCGGCGCGGTCGGCACGCCGCGCGGCATCGGCGAAGTCCCGGGTCACGGCAGCCAGCTCGGCGGCGGTGGCCTCACGGGGGGCGGGGTAGCCGCTGTCCCAGGCCAGCGCCGAGGCGGCGAGGGTCGGCCAGCCTTCCTCCCCGGCCAACGGCCGGCCGACCCCGTCGGGTCCGGGCACCGCGGTGGAACCGCGCCGCCCGGCGTGGGTGAGCTGGATGCCCAGCGGTGTGTCGGTCACCTCGTGGACCGCCCGAACGAGGTCGCGCCAGGCGGTCTCCTGCCCGTCGTTCCACAGCCCGGGGCACGCGGTGCCGACCCGTCCCTCTGGACTGACCGCCGTCATGCCCGCGAAGACCAGCCCGGCGCCGCCGAGGGCCTGGGCGGTCAGCTGCGCCTGGGCGAAGCCGTCGGGCATCCCGTCGACGGAGGTGAAGGTGGCCAGCGGCGGCACCACCACACGGTTGCGCAGCCGCAGTCCGGCCAGCCGCAGCGGCTGGAACATCGGCGGGGCGCCCGAACCGTCGCCGACCGCGGCGTCCACGGCGGCGACGAAGCCGAGGTCGCGGGCGCGCAGGTTCCCGTAGGTGACGCGGCGGCTGCGGGTGAGCAGGTTGAAGGCGAACTGGTCGGGGTCCTGGCCGGTGTAGCGGCCGATGGTCTCGAACCACTCCAGGCTGGCCTGCGCGGCCCGCTGCACCGACTCGACGGCGGGCCGCCTTTCGGCCTCGTAGGCGGCCAGCGCCTCGGCCACGGTGGGCCGTTCGTGCAGGCTGGCCACGAGCGCGAGGGCGTCCTCCATGGCGAGCTTGGTGCCCGAGCCGATCGAGAAGTGGGCGGTGTGGGCGGCGTCACCGAGCAGGACGATGTTGCCGCGGCTCCACGAGGCGGTGCGCACCGTCGAGAAAGTGATCCACTTCGAGGCGTTCGGGATCAGCCGGCAGCCGTCCAGGTGGTCGGCCAGCAGTTCCTCGCAGCGCCGCACGCTCGCCTCGTCGCTCTCGCCGCGGGCGAACTCCCTCTCGGCGAGCGCCGCGAAGCCGCCGCGTCGCCAGGCGTCCTCCTCCATCTCGACGATGAAGGTGGAGCGCTTCTCGTCGAACGGGTAGGCGTGGACCTGGAGGACGCCGAAGTCGCACTCCTCCACGATGAACGTGAACGCTTCGAAGACACGGTCGGTGGCGAGCCACATGTAGCGGCAGGTGCGCTCGTCCAGGCGCGCGCCGAAGTCGTCGGCGAAGGCCAGGCGGGTCTCGGAGCGGACGCCGTCGGCGGCGACCACCAGGTCGTAGTGCTCGGCCAGCTCGGCAGCGGGCGGGGCATGCGTCCCGTAGCGCACGTCCACGCCGAGGTCGGCGCAGCGCTGCTGCAGGATCTCCCGCAACCGGTTGCGGTCCAGGGCGGCGAAGCCGTGACCGCCGGAGGTCCGGACCTCCCCGGCGTAGCGGATGTCGATGTCGCTCCAGCGGGCGAACTCGGCCTCCATCGCGGCGAACGCGGTCGGGTCGGCCTGGGCGATGCCGCTGAGGGTCTCGTCGGAGAAGACCACGCCGAAGCCGAAGGCCGCGTCGCGGGCGTTGCGTTCCCAGACGACGACCTCCCAGTCCGGGGACAGTTGTTTGGCGAGGGCGGCGGTGTAGAGCCCTCCGGGTCCGCCTCCGATGACGGCGATGCGCATGGGGTCCTCCCTGGCGTGTGGAGCCGGGTTCGGTCGGTGAGGTGTGGTCTGTCTGCCGCGGTCCGGCGGCCGGGGTCGCGGTCGTTCGCGACTGCCGCGCGTGTGCGGCTCGGGCGGCTCCGCCTGCCCTGCCCGGTGCCGGCCCGGCTCAGGCGTAGGTCTCGGGAGCCTGCGCTCCGGAGTGGGCGAGGACCTGCCGGACGTGGTCGGGCCAGCGCTCCGTCGCGCGGGCGGTGGCGGCGGAGTGGACGACCGACATCGCGCCGGTGGCCGAGAGCCCGCGCGGTCCGTGCACGTCGAAGGTGTAGTGCAGCGACGAGCCGCCGACCCTGGCGACCCGGAAGTCCACCCGGACGGTGTCGCCGAACCACAGGCGCTCGCGGTAGTCGGCCTCGAAGTGCACACGGGGAATGCTGCCGAAGAGCTCGGCCAGGCCGAGCCTGCGCAGCAGCACCGCCTCGGCGGCCTCGGCCCAGCGCTGGACCGAGGAGAAGTGGTAGTGCCCGGCGGCGTCGGTGTCGTGCCACTCGACCCTGCGCTCGACCACGACGCGGGCCGGCTCCCCCGTCACGTTCGCCTCCCCGGCCGGGCGGGCGGGGCCGCCGAGGGCCATGAGCCGCAGCTGTCCGCGGTTGACCTTCCCACTGGAGTTGCGCGGGAGTTCGCTCAGGAACTCCACCGAGCGCGGGTACTTGTAGGGCGCGATGCGCTGCTTGACGTGGT
This genomic interval from Streptacidiphilus rugosus AM-16 contains the following:
- a CDS encoding oxidoreductase; translated protein: MRIAVIGGGPGGLYTAALAKQLSPDWEVVVWERNARDAAFGFGVVFSDETLSGIAQADPTAFAAMEAEFARWSDIDIRYAGEVRTSGGHGFAALDRNRLREILQQRCADLGVDVRYGTHAPPAAELAEHYDLVVAADGVRSETRLAFADDFGARLDERTCRYMWLATDRVFEAFTFIVEECDFGVLQVHAYPFDEKRSTFIVEMEEDAWRRGGFAALAEREFARGESDEASVRRCEELLADHLDGCRLIPNASKWITFSTVRTASWSRGNIVLLGDAAHTAHFSIGSGTKLAMEDALALVASLHERPTVAEALAAYEAERRPAVESVQRAAQASLEWFETIGRYTGQDPDQFAFNLLTRSRRVTYGNLRARDLGFVAAVDAAVGDGSGAPPMFQPLRLAGLRLRNRVVVPPLATFTSVDGMPDGFAQAQLTAQALGGAGLVFAGMTAVSPEGRVGTACPGLWNDGQETAWRDLVRAVHEVTDTPLGIQLTHAGRRGSTAVPGPDGVGRPLAGEEGWPTLAASALAWDSGYPAPREATAAELAAVTRDFADAARRADRAGFDVLELQFGHGHLVSGFLSPLTNRRTDGYGGDLRGRLRLPREVLAAVRVVWPAAKPLVVRISATDWAAHGTSAAEAVEISRALAEAGADAIDVSTGEVVAHQRPAYGRTYQTPFADLVRNATGLPTIAVGAVSGYDDANSILLAGRADLVAVGRGHLYDPQWTLHAAADQGYTGPGARWPEPWRAGSRKPPGPRADRVPPRLYLLRETAAPVHRRWQPPTSRRPAAVTASC